The genomic interval CCTGTTTCACTTCCACACGGTTTCCTTCCATCATACCAAACATCCTGAATACATTCAGAACCGGTTTGTCCACGCCATTTGTAGCCAGATCGCGGAAACCACGGAACCAGGCCTGGTCTTCAAATTCAAATGACCAGCTTACGGCACCAGTCAGGTTTACTCCACGGGCTTCCGCCAATTCATATTTTCTGGCAAAAGATGCAGCTGTATAACTTGAATACATGGTTCCGTTCCGGTAAGCATTCTGCGGACTCAGATCCTCCGAACAAGCCGCACAACCTTCCGGATCAGACTCTCCAATGATGATCGGCAGTTTTTTCAATGTTGGATAAGAAGCAACGATTTCAAAACCTTTGTCCAGATCGCGAAGCTGCGTTCCCATGTTCATCTGCACATGGCCGTCCACAATTTTGGGTGCTCCTTTGGCATGATACGTAATGAAATCAATCGGTGAGCCTGTTTTCCCGGTTACATAATTTTTACCTTTTGTAATATGATCCAAAAATGTTCTCATGAATACCGCTGATTTATCCCAAGATGGCCCTGTAACTTCCGGCCCGCCCATTTTTGCAGTAGGCAATGCACGTTTTACGGCATCGGCAGAGTAATCGTACATTTTGATATACTCCTCGGTAGTTCCTTTCCAATAACCGATATTAGGTTCGTTCCAAAGTTCCCAGTACCAGCTTTCCACTTCCTTCTGGCCGTATTTTGCCACTGAATGTTTAACCCACTGATATACCAGTTCCGCCCATTTTTCATAATCTTTTGGAGGGTAAGCCCAGCCCAGGTAAATATCATTGTAATTATCTCCCGGTTTCCAGTGATGGCGGTACGGCTCAGGCTGGCTTGAAAGCGCCTGCGGCATAAATCCGATCTGAGCAATGGGTTTCATTCCTCTTTCAATAAATGTGTCAAATATTTTATCGACTATCGTCCAGTCATAGACCGGTTTTCCCTGAGCATCTTCCGTATAAGCATTGGTTGATCCCCATTTTAATGCCGCTTCACCATCGCCGGTTACTAGCAGGCTGTGCACACGTACATACACCGGGACTTTGCTCAGCTCAGATATTTCAGTCAGCAGTTTTTTGCCGTCTTTCATGTAGGTATAATTAGGCTCATCGTAGCCAAAAAATGCCCAGATCGGTTTCATTGGTGCTTTTACCGTAGCCAGATTCACCTCAATATGAACGGGTTGCTGCTCAGGCTGGCAAAAAGAAGGAACGGATAATGCCGTACAAAAAGCAGCATTGAACAGGAGTAATTTTGTTTTTTTCAAAAACATGCGATATGATTTAAGCGGTAAGAATTAATATCCGGGGTTTTGTTCTATCTTATTATTTCTGCTGATCTGCTGCGTTGGTATCGGAAACAGATTATGCTTTTCTGCGGCTGCGGTCACACCATTTGCTTTGGCATTGCTGATAAGCCGGTTGTGGCGGATCAGGTCCCAGCGGTAGTGCCCTTCTCCCACAAATTCCTGCGCACGCTCTTTCAAAAGCGCATCCCTGAACCCATCCTTTGTAAGTCCGCCCAGGTCGGGATATACTTTTGCATCCTGTTCAAATGCAGTTCCCACGGCTCTGGCCCTTCTTCTTACTTTATTTAGTGCTTCCAATGCCGGTGCAGTCGGGCCGTCAGTTTCGTTGATTGCTTCTGCATACGTGAGCAAAATATCTGAATAGCGGATCAGTGGATAATTGACACCTTCTTTCAGAAAACCGGTGGCAAAATCGACACGATGAAATTTGGTTAGAAAAGGAGCGTACATCGTTACGGTATCACGAACCAGTTCCTTAATACCGTTTTTATAATAATAAGGCATTTTATCCCTTACTGACTGCCACTTGCGGTAGGTATCGGGGCTTTCTGTGAAAAAGGATTTTTTTGCCTGAAAAATAACCAGGTCTTTTAATGCATGAAACTGTACATTCACGCCTTTCACCGTCTGAGCCGGCGGGCCAAACAAATAGATCATCCGGGTTTGGTAAAACTGGGACGTACTGTTTGCATTTCCACCATGCTGGATAGAAAAGATATGCTCTTTACCGTTCTGAAAATCGGGATTATTGATGTTTTCATAATCTGCAAAAAGATCAAAAACACCCTGATCCATTACCTTTTTTGCTTCTTCGGCTGCCTGTTTCCAGTTACGCTGCTGAAGATAAACTTTTGCCAAAAGAGAAGAAGCTGAAATTGCAGTCGCTTTACCGGCAGTCAGATCCGCTTTATTAAGCGGGCTTAATAATTCCACTGACGATTGCAGGTCACTGACAATCTGCGTGTAAACTTCGGCTTCTGTACTTCTTGGTTTTTCAGTTTCACTCAGGTCCGTTGTTGCATGAACATGTAAAGGAACACCGCCGAATATCCGAACCAGATTGAAGTAAAACAATGCACGCAGGAATTTGGCTTCTCCCAGGATTTTGTCTTTACCCTGAAATTCAGCCGCTTCCATTTTATCAATCAGCGTATTACTTCTGTTGATCACCTGATAAAAATAATCCCAGGCCGTAACGAGTTCATTAGCATCCGGCGTCCAGGAAAACGTGTTCCATTCGTTCTGGATACCAGAGCGGTCACCCGAACCATTGGCAGAACCACCGCCGATCAGCGTAAATGCAGTAACATCACCCAGCGTAACCCATTGTCCGTCACGGTAATTATCATTCCACAAATAGGTATACACACCGTTTAAAGCAAGCTGTGCCTGATCCAGTGTTTTGTAAAAGTCATTGGTTGGAACCTGGCTGTATACTTTTTCCTGAAGGGCATCTTCGCATCCGCTTGCACTTATTACCACCAATGCAGTGGTGGCGGCAAGCAGAAAATATTTTGTTTTTTTGAATAATGAGATCATGTCAAATGCTTTGTTTAACGTTAAAATCCAAGCTTAATTTCAAGACGATAAGTCCTTGATGACGGGTAACCAAACCTGTCCATTCCTTTGGTCGTATTACTTCCGCCATAAGAATTTACTTCCGGCTCATAACCTGAATATTTAGTAAGCAGGGCAAGATTATCAATGCCAAACCCTAGTTTTGCGTTTTTCACAAACTTTACAAATCCGGGGATTTTATAGCTCAATGTCACATTCTGGATACGAAGGAAAGAACCATCTTCAATCAGGTAAGAACTTACACGCTGCGGATTGGTAGCGCTTGCGGCTGGTAATGGATTGTCAGGTTTTTCAGGTGTCCAGCGATCCAGTCGTTTGGCAGAAACACCAATTCCGTCGAGTACATACTGCTGCGCCGCCAGATTCAAAACCTTGTTTCCATAATCGCCATACAGAAAAACATGCAGGCTCAACGGGCCGTAGGACAAGTCATTGGTCAGGCCGTAACTAAATTTCGGAAGCGGGCTGCCTAAGAAAACGTCATCTTTTTCGGTATCATATACCCCGTCACCATTGACATCCTTGTAACGGATATCTCCCGGTTTTGCGGCTGGCATGGTACCAATTTCCTTAATTTGTTCCTGCGAGCGCCAGATCCCGTCAAATACTGATCCGTAAAATTCTCCGACAGTATGACCGGGCTGCAAACGTACCGTGTTCTTCGCATGCGGGTTTACATTGGCACCTCCCACCCAACCGGAGTACAGATATTCTGCGCCACCCAGCGAAAGGATTTCATTACGGTTGAATGAAATATTAAAGTTGGTCGTCCAGTTCAGTTTACCCGATGTATTCACGCTGTTGATCCCGAATTCGAAACCTTTGTTAAGCATGGAACCCGTGTTTTTCAACACGCTTCCAAATCCGGTTTGGGATGGAACAGGCACATCAAGCAAAAGATCTGTTGTCTTTTTATGGTAATAATCGACCGAAAAACTGAGCCTTCCGTTGAGTATTCCAGCGTCCAGCCCTACGTTAAATTCCCCTGTTTGTTCCCAGCTCAGATCCGGATTGGCAATATTGGATGGATAGGCGATCGGCACTTTTGATCCTCCGTAAATATAAGAGCTGCGTGTACCAAATGAGGTTCCGAGAAGTGACAATGAGCGGTATACCCCGATTGATTCATTTCCTGTTTTACCATAACTCGCACGTAATTTAAGCTGGTCAAATACTTTCAGTTTCTGGATGAATTTTTCGTCACCCAACTGCCATCCGAAAGCCACCGCCGGAAATACACCG from Dyadobacter sp. NIV53 carries:
- a CDS encoding RagB/SusD family nutrient uptake outer membrane protein → MISLFKKTKYFLLAATTALVVISASGCEDALQEKVYSQVPTNDFYKTLDQAQLALNGVYTYLWNDNYRDGQWVTLGDVTAFTLIGGGSANGSGDRSGIQNEWNTFSWTPDANELVTAWDYFYQVINRSNTLIDKMEAAEFQGKDKILGEAKFLRALFYFNLVRIFGGVPLHVHATTDLSETEKPRSTEAEVYTQIVSDLQSSVELLSPLNKADLTAGKATAISASSLLAKVYLQQRNWKQAAEEAKKVMDQGVFDLFADYENINNPDFQNGKEHIFSIQHGGNANSTSQFYQTRMIYLFGPPAQTVKGVNVQFHALKDLVIFQAKKSFFTESPDTYRKWQSVRDKMPYYYKNGIKELVRDTVTMYAPFLTKFHRVDFATGFLKEGVNYPLIRYSDILLTYAEAINETDGPTAPALEALNKVRRRARAVGTAFEQDAKVYPDLGGLTKDGFRDALLKERAQEFVGEGHYRWDLIRHNRLISNAKANGVTAAAEKHNLFPIPTQQISRNNKIEQNPGY
- a CDS encoding GH39 family glycosyl hydrolase, with the translated sequence MFLKKTKLLLFNAAFCTALSVPSFCQPEQQPVHIEVNLATVKAPMKPIWAFFGYDEPNYTYMKDGKKLLTEISELSKVPVYVRVHSLLVTGDGEAALKWGSTNAYTEDAQGKPVYDWTIVDKIFDTFIERGMKPIAQIGFMPQALSSQPEPYRHHWKPGDNYNDIYLGWAYPPKDYEKWAELVYQWVKHSVAKYGQKEVESWYWELWNEPNIGYWKGTTEEYIKMYDYSADAVKRALPTAKMGGPEVTGPSWDKSAVFMRTFLDHITKGKNYVTGKTGSPIDFITYHAKGAPKIVDGHVQMNMGTQLRDLDKGFEIVASYPTLKKLPIIIGESDPEGCAACSEDLSPQNAYRNGTMYSSYTAASFARKYELAEARGVNLTGAVSWSFEFEDQAWFRGFRDLATNGVDKPVLNVFRMFGMMEGNRVEVKQDLAYDFKKVRDESVRGEADINGLASKSANSAGVMVWNYHDDNVPSPDAPVQVLVKGLPAQKVMMYHYRIDKENSNAYETWKSMGSPKQPSAEQIRLLEKAGQLALLTSPEWILPKNGIATVQMQLPRQAVSFLHFKW